GTAAATCAGCAAGTTTAAGATCAGCAGAAAACAGATTTGCATAGCGTAAGTTGGCATTTCTCAGATTTGAAAAACTAAGTTTTGTGCGCGAAAGATCGCAACCTTGGCAATCTCTAGTTTGTAAAACTTGACGAACTTGGTTGGGATCAGCAAAGGCTGAGTCTGTCCAGCTAATTGAGGCGATCGCGCCAGTTAATCCTAAAACCACCAAACAAGAGTTAATTAGAGTCTTCATTTTTTAGTTCTTAGCTGTTTAGTCTATTGTCAGTATAAAACCTAAAAAGTAAAGGCGACGCTAAGCCGCCTTTACTTTTCACTATAGGTTGCGATCGCAATCACAAGGGTAGATATCTGATGTCACTGGCAACTATTGAATAAAGCTTGATGATGTTGTTATTGAGTTAATCACTCATGAATCGAGTTCACCCAGTCGGTTGAGTTGATAGCAGGAAGTAGCGATCGCTACTTTTGTTAGAAAATTAAATTATAGAAATTTAGTTTTCTAACTTGTTGGAAGCAATTCGAGAAAGCAGAGTAGAGGCAGTCATGAGAAATACAATCGTAGCAACATTTTTAGCCATTTCGGGTTTCGTCATTTCAGGTTTCGGGATCGCTGCACCAGTAAATGCCCAAGAAGCGATCATCGCCGCCCTTTATCAAAGTCCTACTGCTCCTCAAACTGAAGTTCGTTATGAAAATGCTGACATTAACCGCAATCAAATTATCCTTGCGGTTAATACCACTCCTGAAGTAATAGCGATCGCAGACAATCTACTCTCTGGTCATAGTTACGATCGCATTGTAACCATGAGCCATCAAGATAAACTCGCTTGTTTAGTTAGTGGCAAAGGTTCTATCGATGGTGCAGTCATGTGCGGATTCATCGACCACGAATAAAAATCGATCACGAATAAAAAAAGAGAACGCAAAGCGTTCTCTTTTTTTATAATTAGGTAGCATGTTGCGCTGCCTATGATGTTTTAAGCAATATTGGCATTATTTTTCAGTTCGTTGAGCTTTTGCAGCCCAAACTGAGCGCGTTTAATTTGTTTCTCGCATAATTCTTCAATATCCGTACGCACAATTTCGATACCATTTTGCGTATCTGTTGCCCGATCAAAAAATACGATGCTATCTACCTGTTTCATGCCAATTAGCCGAAACAGCATATCAATTACATTGTATTCCCCACATTCGAGATGCTCATCATTTAGCCTAAACCTGTCAATATTGGCAGGAGTGCGATCGCAATAGGCGTAGATCGTCGTCTTTTCGATTTCAGGATTATCGTGATTGCTAAGTGGTGTCAGTAACCAGCCACCTTCAATATCTTGAATCACGAAATAGATCGTATATTTAAGATTTTGAGCGATCGCCTTTAGTACCGATGCAATCAAACTAACTGCACTGGCAGTCTCTGCATCAGGAGTACCCTGAACTAGTAAGGCAACTTGGCGATCGAGAATTTGATCTTTAGTGAGCATGAATCTTTAGTAAACATCTCCTTTAGAGCAATGTTTTTTGGAGCGCTGAGCGTCACAAATAACATCAGTTAATATGGGTAGCTGAAGCTGATCGTTTTAGTGCAGGTTTGTCAGTAATCGATTGCAAAGATTCTAGAGTTTCAAAGATTGCTTCTTGCATGGTTGTCTCTGTTTCCCGATTAAGCAATATCTGACAATAATCAGCGATCGCTCTTTCTTGAGCTACAGGTAGCCGATTGTTTTGCACATATTGATTGATCTGCTTAATCGCAATTAGTCGCGCCAGATCATCATTTACTGAAAGCTGAGCAATGAGCTGGTCAAAATTATCTTGTTGACGTTGCAACCATTGTTTAAAAGCTTGACGAACTAGCAGTACCAAAATTCCTAAAGTTGCGCCTAGCTGCAAAATGTTAGCTGATGCTAACCAATGATTTTCTTGATTTGACCATACTGCTAATACAGTATAGGTCAGAAAAACTGTCACCGTCCCACTAGCAACCGATAGGGGCAAATGTCGATAGGGGCTTTGCAAAAACTTCTGAATTCGCCATAGAACTACATTCCAGTTCCAGTCCTGCATCACATAGACCGCAGTCATAGCGAATATCCCTGCACTAGTTGCTGCAATTAGTTGCCAATTCCACAGCAGCAGCAGCACAAGAAAAATTGCCAACAAAGCCCAAACTGGTAAACCCTGTTTGCGAGCTAGCCCAAACCAAAGCGATCGCATTACCTGATGAGCTTGCGATGTTGATGTTGTTGATTCTTGATCTTGATGATGTGAGGTTTTGACCACTGGTTGACCACTTTTATCCCTAAGGACTTGTAATAGCTACTTTACAGGATTTTAGATCAAAAAGGTGAAGGGACACTTCGCACGAATTCACCTTTTTCATTTAGCAGGCTTCTTGTAAATATTTTGCAAACTGAGTAAACCTACTCCACCCGTAACCAGAAACACCCCAAATATCTGCATCGGATCTAGTTTGTCACCCAAAATTGTGAATGCTAAAAATGTAGTAAATACAGGGCCACTAGCACTAATAATCGATGCTTGGGCAGCACCCATGAGCTTTGTACCAAAACTGGTTAATAGATAACCACCCAAAGTGGTCATAGAAATCAAGAAGCACATGAATACTAGCGAACCATTGAGAGAAATTGAAGCTAATGTGAAGGGTAGTGTACCTAGGCAAAGCAACAAGATGATAGCGAAGTTAATAGACGTAAATGAAACAGGATTTAGTTGTTTGAAACAAGCCTGTGAGGTAATGATATAGCCTGCAAAAGCTACACCTGAAGATACTGCCGAAATTACGCCCCATGTTTCAGGCTTAATGCCCCCCAAAATATTATTGGTCAGCATGATGCCCAAATAGATTACGCCAATGATAAACCAGCGCTCCTTACTAGGGCGATCGCCAAATAGGAACCAAGCCATCAAAACGGTAACGGTTGGGAAAATAAAGAATAGTGTTACAGCCAGACTTGGCTTCAAAATGCCTAGAGCAAGGTAAATAAATGCAAAGGAAGCAAATTGTAATAAAGCACTAAAGGAAACCCGCCAGAATAATAATCTGCGGTTAGGGGTAAGTAGTTGCTGAAAGTCTCGTAATACATCTACCCGAAAAATGAACTTAGCAACCATCCACATAATCGGTGTAGCAAACAACATTCGCAACAGCAACAAAATGAAGGAGTTGGGGATGCTTGGTTTAATCAATCCACCAAAGCTAAATATTCCCAAAATATTGGAGTTCGAGAAAATTACTCTTACCAAAATATTCTGCAATGACAAAACCACCGAAGCCCCCAAGACCAATATAAATCCAACCCACCAATCATTAAGACGTTTAGTTGGCTGAACTATGGGAGGTTCTGACTCTAAAGAGTTAAATGGTTCAGTAGGATCACCTGTATAGGGGTGCGTGTCATTTTGGTCATATTGCCTAAATTGACTGCTGTGAAATGTGGGAATCTGAATCTGATTGTAATTACCATTGCCGTTAGGAGCAGTAGGGGCTGTGCTGTTGCCATTAGTACCAATCGCCCCCGCAAAACCAGATGTCCCAGTGAAGTTGATTGGTGGATTTCCAGCTATATATCCCCCACCAGAGCGATCGCCCGAAGATCGCCGTAAATATTCATCAATTCTTTCAACAAGAGCCGAGAGCATTAGCTCGCCTTGCTGTCTCTGCGTGTACATGCGCTGCATCTGATCATCAAGATCTCGCTGATAGGTATCCACATCCCGTTGCAAGGACTGGAATGTGGCACGAATAGCACCATCAAGATTTAGCATTAACTGCTCAAAATTTTCGGAGTGATCGCTAAGCACCTTTGAGTTTGTAACGATCACATCATTCTTAAGATGAAAAGTAATCGCTTGGGCAAGTTGCTCAATCCATTGCTGACGTTGGATTTCTTGTTGATTCATCCCTTGCTGTGCAACAGTTAAGACCTCTAGTTCTTTGCGTTGAGACTGGAGGCGCTGAATGTCATCAGTTAGGGCATTTTTTTGAGCTTGTAAAATCAAAATTTCACGGCTGAGCTTGCCCAAGATATTTGCCCGCAGATCTGACAAGTCCTTGGTGACTCCCGCGAGGGTCTGCTCGTAAGAACTATTACGAATATTATTGTTCTCCATTTTAAGAAATCACCTCGTAACAATGCCATCTGGAATAACGTTAGGGACTAAGTTTGGCACTAATTTTTTTAATTGGCTTAATTGGTTGCGTCTAGTTTGCGAACTTTATAACACTAATTTGAGCATATGACATATTTTGTTTTTTGGTAAAACCCAAAAATGGGAAAGCTGCAAAGCAGCTTTCCCATTTTTGGGTTTTGGATAGTATTGTTATGTTTGCGGTATATATGTAGCTTTAACCATGCAATACAATAGACTTGGCTCAAGTGAACTCTTGGTGTCCGAAATTTGCTTAGGGACAATGACCTATGGTCAGCAAAACACGATCGCTGAAGCCCATGAGCAACTAGATTATGCGATCGCACAGGGAATAAACTTTATTGATACTGCGGAAATGTATCCAGTCCCACCCAAGGCTGAGACTCAAGGTAGGACAGAAAAATATATTGGTGAATGGTTAGCCCAACCGCATATTAAGCAACAACGCGACAAGTTAATTATTGCGACCAAAATTATTGGAACAGGACGCAATTACAAGTGGTTACGGGATGATGCGATCGCAGCACTTAGTCGCAAAAATATTTTGCAAGCCGTAGATGACAGCTTGAAGCGATTACAAACAGACTATATTGATCTTTATCAAATTCATTGGCCAGATCGCAACGTACCGATGTTTGGTCAAGTTGCCTTCGATCCTCAGCAAGAGCGAGAAATAGTCACTATTGCTGAACAACTAGAAACCTTTGCTGAATTAATTCAAGTAGGTAAAATTCGCCATTTAGGAGTCAGCAATGAGACTGCGTGGGGGATCTGTGAATTTAGCCATGCTGCAAAACAGCTTGGTTTACCAAAGATTTTATCGATCCAAAATGCTTACAACTTGATCAATCGCACCTTTGATAGCCACCTTGCTGAAGCTTGTTATCGGGAGCAAGTGAGTTTGCTAGCTTATAGTCCACTTGGATTTGGGTATTTGTCTGGCAAGTATGTTCAAGGTTCGGCAACAAATACTCGTATAAATCTATTTCCTAACTTTGGGCAGCGCTATAACAAGGTGAATGTTAAGTCAGCAACAGCAGAGTATGCTGCGATCGCCAAAAAATATGATTTGCCATTGTCCCAATTAGCGCTAGCATTTGTTCGAGGTCGTTGGTTTACAGCTAGTACGATTATTGGTGCAACGACGATGGAACAACTCAAGGAAAATATCGACAGTGCTAGTATTCAGTTAAATAATGAGATTTTGGCTGAAATAGACACCGTTCACGCACAATATTTTAATCCTGCGCCTTAAGCTATCCCTGAAAAATATTGAGCCACGAAGTGGCTCAATATTTTTCAAATTAATCCTCGTTTAGCACTATGACCATGACATATCGTAAAACGCTAATTCCCTTTCTTGTTGCTGTTAGCTGCCAATTTCTAATTGCTGACAGCGCCCCCTCGGCGACCATACCCGATAGTGGAACTGTAATTCAATTAAATGGACAGCCTTGGTCAGGGCGTTGGATCAGGAGAGTAGAACAAGGGCAGCAAAGCCTGTTTGTGCAGGAGGACTGGCTGACAGGTGGTTTAGGGGTGCAGATGATGGATTCGGATAAAGCCGATCGCCAAAGATTGCGATGGTTTTCTACCCCCACATTTTCGCAGGTTGCTTTCGACAATACAGGGCAATTTCGTTATCTCGATCTTGCGCCTTTCGCAGAGCAATGGCGGACGGAAATCGCGGGAAATGCTCTGAATATTTACACCCCTGATGCTGCAATGCAAGCTGTCCGACGCAGTAAGCAGTCTTGGGGCGATCGCATTGTAATTGATCTAAATCGCCGCACTCCTTGGCGCGTTACTCAGCAAGGCAATGTGATTACGGTATTTGTATCCGCTGAAGTAGCATCTGGGTTGCCCATTGGCTTGAATGCGATCGCAGGGAATTTAGTGAAGTCGGTTAATGTGCAGCCACAAGGTAAATTAACCCAGATTCAGATTCAAATGAATGAATCTATTAATCCTGCGATCGAGATGCTGAGTAGTCCGACACCCAAGATTGTGATTGATTTACGGCGCGACTATATTCCACCGAGCTTAACGGTACAATGGGCGGAAGGGTTGCGAAGGATTGAGCGAGTTGTAGAAA
The Pseudanabaena sp. BC1403 genome window above contains:
- a CDS encoding NADP(H)-dependent aldo-keto reductase — protein: MQYNRLGSSELLVSEICLGTMTYGQQNTIAEAHEQLDYAIAQGINFIDTAEMYPVPPKAETQGRTEKYIGEWLAQPHIKQQRDKLIIATKIIGTGRNYKWLRDDAIAALSRKNILQAVDDSLKRLQTDYIDLYQIHWPDRNVPMFGQVAFDPQQEREIVTIAEQLETFAELIQVGKIRHLGVSNETAWGICEFSHAAKQLGLPKILSIQNAYNLINRTFDSHLAEACYREQVSLLAYSPLGFGYLSGKYVQGSATNTRINLFPNFGQRYNKVNVKSATAEYAAIAKKYDLPLSQLALAFVRGRWFTASTIIGATTMEQLKENIDSASIQLNNEILAEIDTVHAQYFNPAP
- a CDS encoding pentapeptide repeat-containing protein; the protein is MKTLINSCLVVLGLTGAIASISWTDSAFADPNQVRQVLQTRDCQGCDLSRTKLSFSNLRNANLRYANLFSADLKLADLRDANLVGAILDKADLRGADLTGADLTSAYMSETNFCGAIMPDGQKSSEGCPKAPK
- a CDS encoding DMT family transporter; this encodes MENNNIRNSSYEQTLAGVTKDLSDLRANILGKLSREILILQAQKNALTDDIQRLQSQRKELEVLTVAQQGMNQQEIQRQQWIEQLAQAITFHLKNDVIVTNSKVLSDHSENFEQLMLNLDGAIRATFQSLQRDVDTYQRDLDDQMQRMYTQRQQGELMLSALVERIDEYLRRSSGDRSGGGYIAGNPPINFTGTSGFAGAIGTNGNSTAPTAPNGNGNYNQIQIPTFHSSQFRQYDQNDTHPYTGDPTEPFNSLESEPPIVQPTKRLNDWWVGFILVLGASVVLSLQNILVRVIFSNSNILGIFSFGGLIKPSIPNSFILLLLRMLFATPIMWMVAKFIFRVDVLRDFQQLLTPNRRLLFWRVSFSALLQFASFAFIYLALGILKPSLAVTLFFIFPTVTVLMAWFLFGDRPSKERWFIIGVIYLGIMLTNNILGGIKPETWGVISAVSSGVAFAGYIITSQACFKQLNPVSFTSINFAIILLLCLGTLPFTLASISLNGSLVFMCFLISMTTLGGYLLTSFGTKLMGAAQASIISASGPVFTTFLAFTILGDKLDPMQIFGVFLVTGGVGLLSLQNIYKKPAK